Sequence from the Acidimicrobiia bacterium genome:
GCGAGACCGTGGCCCGGCTGGAGAAGGTGAATGCGGGCGGTGTCACCACGACCTCGTCCATCGCCTCGGCCAGGTCGGGAGCGAGGCGCTTCACCTCCTGGCGCATCTGTTCGCCATGCTCGACGAGGGTGGCGGCACAACGCTCGTGGCCCCAGATGGCGGCATCGGGGAACACCTGGTTGCCGAAGGTGTGGTCCCAGTGGTGGTGGGTGTTGATCACCCATCGAACCGGCAGCCGGCTGATCTGGCGCAGGCTGGCTGCCAGGTCCCGTCCCTGGGCGCGGTTGGCCCGGGTGTCCACGATCAGCATCCCACCGTCGCAGACGACGGCCCCGACGTTCAGGTCCAGGGAGCGATGCCGCCGCACCCACACCCGGTCGGCGATCTCACGCCACTTCTCCGTCATGGGCCAAGGGTATCGGCGGGCGAGGCACCCCCGTCCAGGAGCCGTCGCAGGCGGGGTTACGATCGCCCGGTGATCCTGGCCGTGATCCTCCTCGTCTCCGGATTGGTCGCCCTCACCCTCGGCGCCGACCGCTTCGTGCTCGCCGCCGGCCGGCTGGCCCGGATCTGGGGACTGTCACCGGTTCTGATCGGTGCTCTGGTCATCGGGCTGGGGACGTCGGCACCCGAGATGCTGGTCTCGGCGCTGGCGGCGGGGCGGGGCGAGATCGACATCGCCATGGGCAACGTCGTCGGGTCGAACGTGGCCAACATGACCCTGGTGCTCGGCGCCGCTGCCCTCATCGCTCCGGTGTCCTCACGGGTCCACACCATCCGGCGCGAGGGCTTCGCCATGGCGGGCGGCCTGCTGCTGTTGAGCGTCCTGCTTTGGAACCTGGAGCTGGTGCGGTGGGAGGCGGCGATCCTGATCGCGGGGATGTTGGCGGTGGGCGTGGTCCTGGTCGCATGGGCCCGTGACGACGCCGCCAAGGGGCGGCTTCCCGAGGAGCATCGTGTCCCCTGGCGGGGTTCGGTGCGCCTGGAGGCGCTGATCGGAGTGGCGACACTTGGGATCACCCTGCTCGGGGCCGACCTTCTGGTGCGGGGGGCATCGGACCTGGCTCACCGGGCCGGGATATCGGCCGCCTTCATCGGGCTGGTGATCGTCTCGGTGGGAACCTCCCTTCCCGAGTTGGCCACCGCCCTGGCGGCGGCGCGCCGTTCCGAGTCCGACCTGGTGCTGGGCAACGTCCTTGGCTCCAACCTGTTCAACTCGCTCGCCGTGGCCGGCACCGCCGGGATGGTCGGTCCGGGCGTGGTCGACGCCACCTTCCGCAACGCCCTCGGGTTCATGGTCGTCACCGGCATCATCGCCGGCATCTTCGCCCGCACCGGTCGCATCGAGCGATGGGAGGGCCTGGTCTTGCTGGCGGTGTTCCTCGGGTTCGTGGTTCTCGTGGCGTGAGGGAGTCGGCCTCCTCACCGATCGGCCGCGAAACCGTACCCTTGCGGTTGCGATGACCGATTACGAGCGGCTGTCCTTCCTGGACAACACCTTCCTCGCCATGGAAGGGCCCACCAATCCGATGCACGTGGGTGCCACCCTGTCGTTCGCCCCGGGTGGTCTCGCCACCGCCGACGGAGGGGTGGACATCGACTCCGTCCGGGCGTTCATCGGCAACCGACTCCAGTACGTCCCGCGCTACCGGCAGCGGTTGGAGTGGATTCCCATCGAGCGCCATCCGGTCTGGGTGGACGACGCCCACTTCGACCTCACCTACCACGTGCGCCACACCGCCCTGCCCCGTCCCGGCACCGAGGAGCAGCTGCGGATGCTGGCCGGACGCATCCTCAGCCAGCGCCTCGATCGGAACCGTCCCCTGTGGGAGGTGTGGGTGGTGGAGGGCCTCGCCGACGGGGGCTTCGCCCTGGTGAGCAAGGTTCATCACTGCATGATCGACGGCCTTTCGGGGGTCGACCTGCTCAAGGTGCTGCTGGCGCCGTTCCCATCCGACGACCTCGGGGAGCCCGACGACTTCAGGCCGCGACCGGCTCCGACGCCGGCACGGCTGCTCGGCGAGGAGTTGGGGCGTCGCATGCGGAGTTCCCGCGAGGCGGTGCGCGAGGCGCGGCGCTTCGCCCGGGAGTCACGACTCCTCGGTGACGAGGCGAGACAGCGCATCGGCTCCATGGTGCAGTCGGCCCGCTCGGGGTGGCTCACCCGAGCCTCCGAGACCCCGCTCAACCCGCACATCGGACCGAACCGCCGGGTCGACTTCCTGGTCACCGACCTCGAGGAGGTGAAGAAGGTCAAGAACGCCCTGGGCGGAACGGTCAACGACACGGTGATCGCCGCCGTGTCCGGGGCGGTGCGATCGTT
This genomic interval carries:
- a CDS encoding calcium/sodium antiporter; this encodes MILAVILLVSGLVALTLGADRFVLAAGRLARIWGLSPVLIGALVIGLGTSAPEMLVSALAAGRGEIDIAMGNVVGSNVANMTLVLGAAALIAPVSSRVHTIRREGFAMAGGLLLLSVLLWNLELVRWEAAILIAGMLAVGVVLVAWARDDAAKGRLPEEHRVPWRGSVRLEALIGVATLGITLLGADLLVRGASDLAHRAGISAAFIGLVIVSVGTSLPELATALAAARRSESDLVLGNVLGSNLFNSLAVAGTAGMVGPGVVDATFRNALGFMVVTGIIAGIFARTGRIERWEGLVLLAVFLGFVVLVA
- a CDS encoding wax ester/triacylglycerol synthase family O-acyltransferase codes for the protein MTDYERLSFLDNTFLAMEGPTNPMHVGATLSFAPGGLATADGGVDIDSVRAFIGNRLQYVPRYRQRLEWIPIERHPVWVDDAHFDLTYHVRHTALPRPGTEEQLRMLAGRILSQRLDRNRPLWEVWVVEGLADGGFALVSKVHHCMIDGLSGVDLLKVLLAPFPSDDLGEPDDFRPRPAPTPARLLGEELGRRMRSSREAVREARRFARESRLLGDEARQRIGSMVQSARSGWLTRASETPLNPHIGPNRRVDFLVTDLEEVKKVKNALGGTVNDTVIAAVSGAVRSFLVEERGFDVEGIDFRAMVPVSTRDGSGADLPGNAVTMWLVPLPIDLAGARERHAAVVERTTHLKVTDQATGAALLTQSASFTPSTLLSLAARVAAATIRPFNLTVTNVPGPQVPLHLLSARLRRIFPMVPLWVNHGLGVALFSYDGTLNWGLVSDFDSVPDIDRFAGHLRRALDELLEAAG